The proteins below are encoded in one region of Poecile atricapillus isolate bPoeAtr1 chromosome 33, bPoeAtr1.hap1, whole genome shotgun sequence:
- the IL6R gene encoding interleukin-6 receptor subunit alpha isoform X3 has translation MARPPGPLLLFFLLCLLLYLAAAGRPCGPAGLSQDTILGRLGANITLTCQYEVPANATVLWQVEEQGPAGGWGRQLAEGNTLLLRQLRYEDSGHYSCSVGSHLLRSLRLLVAEPPETPQVSCYRRSHDKDVLCEWPQQKKPSPGTRAMLWVKRRFVAENATEQRCRYFSKARKFVCRVKVPPGTDDTKHLVVSTCVSNSAGGSAGRDKIITLSSVPVKPDPPVNVTVEALEKAPQRLQVNWSYPSSWDPRFYWLHFQVRYRPEPAPTFVEVTTTWLDIRDAWRGMRHVVQVRAKDEFGHGTWSEWSQEAVGTPWTDPLDLTSEMEPFSSQVPTEDGTYGVTLPPMLFGEDDTNGAGGSVMESSIHPVASPYAFLVTGGSLLLGIALFVGIVVRYRQMWWTSGQEMTKAEGEGQQHMLVPLGLPQPTLSDTPLLSQPAPSAPGMLHMTHEDYSSSGQ, from the exons GACTGTCGCAGGACACGATACTGGGCCGTCTGGGAGCCAATATCACGTTGACCTGCCAGTACGAGGTGCCTGCAAATGCCACAGTGTTGTGGCAGGTGGAGGAGCAGGGTCCAGCAGGGGGCTGGGGACGGCAGCTGGCGGAGGGTAACACACTGCTCCTGCGGCAGCTGCGCTACGAGGATTCTGGGCACTacagctgctctgtggggaGCCACCTGCTGCGCTCCCTGCGGCTGCTGGTGGCAG AGCCCCCTGAAACTCCCCAGGTCTCCTGCTACCGGCGGAGCCATGACAAAGATGTCCTGTGTGAGTGGCCACAGCAGAAGAAACCATCACCAGGGACACGGGCAATGCTCTGGGTGAAGCGGAG GTTTGTGGCTGAGAACGCCACAGAGCAGCGGTGCCGCTACTTCTCCAAGGCACGGAAGTTCGTTTGCCGGGTGAAGGTGCCACCGGGCACTGATGACACCAAACACCTTGTGGTGTCCACGTGTGTCAGCAACAGTGCTGGTGGCTCAGCTGGCAGAGACAAGATCATCACTCTCAGCAGTGTCC CAGTGAAGCCAGACCCCCCAGTCAATGTGACGGTGGAGGCACTGGAGAAGGCGCCGCAGCGGCTGCAAGTGAACTGGTCCTACCCCTCATCCTGGGACCCCCGTTTCTACTGGCTCCACTTCCAGGTCCGCTACCGCCCTGAGCCTGCCCCAACCTTCGTGGAG GTGACAACAACTTGGCTTGACATTCGTGACGCATGGCGTGGGATGAGGCATGTGGTGCAGGTGAGGGCGAAGGATGAGTTCGGCCATGGCACATGGAGCGAGTGGAGCCAGGAGGCTGTGGGTACCCCCTGGACAG ACCCTTTGGACCTCACCTCTGAAATGGAGCCTTTCAGCTCACAG GTCCCCACAGAAGATGGCACCTATGGGGTGACACTGCCCCCCATGCTCTTCGGGGAGGATGATACTAATGGTGCTGGTG GGTCTGTCATGGAATCCAGCATCCATCCTGTGGCATCCCCCTATGCCTTCCTGGTCACTGGGGGGAGTCTGCTCCTTGGCATTGCCCTGTTTGTTGGCATCGTGGTGAG GTACAGGCAGATGTGGTGGACAAGCGGGCAGGAGATGACCAAAGCAGAGGGTGAGGGGCAGCAGCACATGCTGGTCCCTCTAGGCCTCCCTCAGCCCACACTCAGTGATACCCCTCTGCTCTCACAGCCTGCCCCCTCAGCCCCTGGAATGCTCCACATGACTCACGAAGATTATTCCTCCTCAGGGCAATAG
- the IL6R gene encoding interleukin-6 receptor subunit alpha isoform X4: MARPPGPLLLFFLLCLLLYLAAAGRPCGPAGLSQDTILGRLGANITLTCQYEVPANATVLWQVEEQGPAGGWGRQLAEGNTLLLRQLRYEDSGHYSCSVGSHLLRSLRLLVAEPPETPQVSCYRRSHDKDVLCEWPQQKKPSPGTRAMLWVKRRFVAENATEQRCRYFSKARKFVCRVKVPPGTDDTKHLVVSTCVSNSAGGSAGRDKIITLSSVPVKPDPPVNVTVEALEKAPQRLQVNWSYPSSWDPRFYWLHFQVDQVTTTWLDIRDAWRGMRHVVQVRAKDEFGHGTWSEWSQEAVGTPWTDPLDLTSEMEPFSSQVPTEDGTYGVTLPPMLFGEDDTNGAGGSVMESSIHPVASPYAFLVTGGSLLLGIALFVGIVVRYRQMWWTSGQEMTKAEGEGQQHMLVPLGLPQPTLSDTPLLSQPAPSAPGMLHMTHEDYSSSGQ; the protein is encoded by the exons GACTGTCGCAGGACACGATACTGGGCCGTCTGGGAGCCAATATCACGTTGACCTGCCAGTACGAGGTGCCTGCAAATGCCACAGTGTTGTGGCAGGTGGAGGAGCAGGGTCCAGCAGGGGGCTGGGGACGGCAGCTGGCGGAGGGTAACACACTGCTCCTGCGGCAGCTGCGCTACGAGGATTCTGGGCACTacagctgctctgtggggaGCCACCTGCTGCGCTCCCTGCGGCTGCTGGTGGCAG AGCCCCCTGAAACTCCCCAGGTCTCCTGCTACCGGCGGAGCCATGACAAAGATGTCCTGTGTGAGTGGCCACAGCAGAAGAAACCATCACCAGGGACACGGGCAATGCTCTGGGTGAAGCGGAG GTTTGTGGCTGAGAACGCCACAGAGCAGCGGTGCCGCTACTTCTCCAAGGCACGGAAGTTCGTTTGCCGGGTGAAGGTGCCACCGGGCACTGATGACACCAAACACCTTGTGGTGTCCACGTGTGTCAGCAACAGTGCTGGTGGCTCAGCTGGCAGAGACAAGATCATCACTCTCAGCAGTGTCC CAGTGAAGCCAGACCCCCCAGTCAATGTGACGGTGGAGGCACTGGAGAAGGCGCCGCAGCGGCTGCAAGTGAACTGGTCCTACCCCTCATCCTGGGACCCCCGTTTCTACTGGCTCCACTTCCAG GTGGATCAGGTGACAACAACTTGGCTTGACATTCGTGACGCATGGCGTGGGATGAGGCATGTGGTGCAGGTGAGGGCGAAGGATGAGTTCGGCCATGGCACATGGAGCGAGTGGAGCCAGGAGGCTGTGGGTACCCCCTGGACAG ACCCTTTGGACCTCACCTCTGAAATGGAGCCTTTCAGCTCACAG GTCCCCACAGAAGATGGCACCTATGGGGTGACACTGCCCCCCATGCTCTTCGGGGAGGATGATACTAATGGTGCTGGTG GGTCTGTCATGGAATCCAGCATCCATCCTGTGGCATCCCCCTATGCCTTCCTGGTCACTGGGGGGAGTCTGCTCCTTGGCATTGCCCTGTTTGTTGGCATCGTGGTGAG GTACAGGCAGATGTGGTGGACAAGCGGGCAGGAGATGACCAAAGCAGAGGGTGAGGGGCAGCAGCACATGCTGGTCCCTCTAGGCCTCCCTCAGCCCACACTCAGTGATACCCCTCTGCTCTCACAGCCTGCCCCCTCAGCCCCTGGAATGCTCCACATGACTCACGAAGATTATTCCTCCTCAGGGCAATAG
- the IL6R gene encoding interleukin-6 receptor subunit alpha isoform X1, with product MARPPGPLLLFFLLCLLLYLAAAGRPCGPAGLSQDTILGRLGANITLTCQYEVPANATVLWQVEEQGPAGGWGRQLAEGNTLLLRQLRYEDSGHYSCSVGSHLLRSLRLLVAEPPETPQVSCYRRSHDKDVLCEWPQQKKPSPGTRAMLWVKRRFVAENATEQRCRYFSKARKFVCRVKVPPGTDDTKHLVVSTCVSNSAGGSAGRDKIITLSSVPVKPDPPVNVTVEALEKAPQRLQVNWSYPSSWDPRFYWLHFQVRYRPEPAPTFVEVDQVTTTWLDIRDAWRGMRHVVQVRAKDEFGHGTWSEWSQEAVGTPWTDPLDLTSEMEPFSSQVPTEDGTYGVTLPPMLFGEDDTNGAGGSVMESSIHPVASPYAFLVTGGSLLLGIALFVGIVVRYRQMWWTSGQEMTKAEGEGQQHMLVPLGLPQPTLSDTPLLSQPAPSAPGMLHMTHEDYSSSGQ from the exons GACTGTCGCAGGACACGATACTGGGCCGTCTGGGAGCCAATATCACGTTGACCTGCCAGTACGAGGTGCCTGCAAATGCCACAGTGTTGTGGCAGGTGGAGGAGCAGGGTCCAGCAGGGGGCTGGGGACGGCAGCTGGCGGAGGGTAACACACTGCTCCTGCGGCAGCTGCGCTACGAGGATTCTGGGCACTacagctgctctgtggggaGCCACCTGCTGCGCTCCCTGCGGCTGCTGGTGGCAG AGCCCCCTGAAACTCCCCAGGTCTCCTGCTACCGGCGGAGCCATGACAAAGATGTCCTGTGTGAGTGGCCACAGCAGAAGAAACCATCACCAGGGACACGGGCAATGCTCTGGGTGAAGCGGAG GTTTGTGGCTGAGAACGCCACAGAGCAGCGGTGCCGCTACTTCTCCAAGGCACGGAAGTTCGTTTGCCGGGTGAAGGTGCCACCGGGCACTGATGACACCAAACACCTTGTGGTGTCCACGTGTGTCAGCAACAGTGCTGGTGGCTCAGCTGGCAGAGACAAGATCATCACTCTCAGCAGTGTCC CAGTGAAGCCAGACCCCCCAGTCAATGTGACGGTGGAGGCACTGGAGAAGGCGCCGCAGCGGCTGCAAGTGAACTGGTCCTACCCCTCATCCTGGGACCCCCGTTTCTACTGGCTCCACTTCCAGGTCCGCTACCGCCCTGAGCCTGCCCCAACCTTCGTGGAG GTGGATCAGGTGACAACAACTTGGCTTGACATTCGTGACGCATGGCGTGGGATGAGGCATGTGGTGCAGGTGAGGGCGAAGGATGAGTTCGGCCATGGCACATGGAGCGAGTGGAGCCAGGAGGCTGTGGGTACCCCCTGGACAG ACCCTTTGGACCTCACCTCTGAAATGGAGCCTTTCAGCTCACAG GTCCCCACAGAAGATGGCACCTATGGGGTGACACTGCCCCCCATGCTCTTCGGGGAGGATGATACTAATGGTGCTGGTG GGTCTGTCATGGAATCCAGCATCCATCCTGTGGCATCCCCCTATGCCTTCCTGGTCACTGGGGGGAGTCTGCTCCTTGGCATTGCCCTGTTTGTTGGCATCGTGGTGAG GTACAGGCAGATGTGGTGGACAAGCGGGCAGGAGATGACCAAAGCAGAGGGTGAGGGGCAGCAGCACATGCTGGTCCCTCTAGGCCTCCCTCAGCCCACACTCAGTGATACCCCTCTGCTCTCACAGCCTGCCCCCTCAGCCCCTGGAATGCTCCACATGACTCACGAAGATTATTCCTCCTCAGGGCAATAG
- the IL6R gene encoding interleukin-6 receptor subunit alpha isoform X5, protein MARPPGPLLLFFLLCLLLYLAAAGRPCGPAGLSQDTILGRLGANITLTCQYEVPANATVLWQVEEQGPAGGWGRQLAEGNTLLLRQLRYEDSGHYSCSVGSHLLRSLRLLVAEPPETPQVSCYRRSHDKDVLCEWPQQKKPSPGTRAMLWVKRRFVAENATEQRCRYFSKARKFVCRVKVPPGTDDTKHLVVSTCVSNSAGGSAGRDKIITLSSVLKPDPPVNVTVEALEKAPQRLQVNWSYPSSWDPRFYWLHFQVDQVTTTWLDIRDAWRGMRHVVQVRAKDEFGHGTWSEWSQEAVGTPWTDPLDLTSEMEPFSSQVPTEDGTYGVTLPPMLFGEDDTNGAGGSVMESSIHPVASPYAFLVTGGSLLLGIALFVGIVVRYRQMWWTSGQEMTKAEGEGQQHMLVPLGLPQPTLSDTPLLSQPAPSAPGMLHMTHEDYSSSGQ, encoded by the exons GACTGTCGCAGGACACGATACTGGGCCGTCTGGGAGCCAATATCACGTTGACCTGCCAGTACGAGGTGCCTGCAAATGCCACAGTGTTGTGGCAGGTGGAGGAGCAGGGTCCAGCAGGGGGCTGGGGACGGCAGCTGGCGGAGGGTAACACACTGCTCCTGCGGCAGCTGCGCTACGAGGATTCTGGGCACTacagctgctctgtggggaGCCACCTGCTGCGCTCCCTGCGGCTGCTGGTGGCAG AGCCCCCTGAAACTCCCCAGGTCTCCTGCTACCGGCGGAGCCATGACAAAGATGTCCTGTGTGAGTGGCCACAGCAGAAGAAACCATCACCAGGGACACGGGCAATGCTCTGGGTGAAGCGGAG GTTTGTGGCTGAGAACGCCACAGAGCAGCGGTGCCGCTACTTCTCCAAGGCACGGAAGTTCGTTTGCCGGGTGAAGGTGCCACCGGGCACTGATGACACCAAACACCTTGTGGTGTCCACGTGTGTCAGCAACAGTGCTGGTGGCTCAGCTGGCAGAGACAAGATCATCACTCTCAGCAGTGTCC TGAAGCCAGACCCCCCAGTCAATGTGACGGTGGAGGCACTGGAGAAGGCGCCGCAGCGGCTGCAAGTGAACTGGTCCTACCCCTCATCCTGGGACCCCCGTTTCTACTGGCTCCACTTCCAG GTGGATCAGGTGACAACAACTTGGCTTGACATTCGTGACGCATGGCGTGGGATGAGGCATGTGGTGCAGGTGAGGGCGAAGGATGAGTTCGGCCATGGCACATGGAGCGAGTGGAGCCAGGAGGCTGTGGGTACCCCCTGGACAG ACCCTTTGGACCTCACCTCTGAAATGGAGCCTTTCAGCTCACAG GTCCCCACAGAAGATGGCACCTATGGGGTGACACTGCCCCCCATGCTCTTCGGGGAGGATGATACTAATGGTGCTGGTG GGTCTGTCATGGAATCCAGCATCCATCCTGTGGCATCCCCCTATGCCTTCCTGGTCACTGGGGGGAGTCTGCTCCTTGGCATTGCCCTGTTTGTTGGCATCGTGGTGAG GTACAGGCAGATGTGGTGGACAAGCGGGCAGGAGATGACCAAAGCAGAGGGTGAGGGGCAGCAGCACATGCTGGTCCCTCTAGGCCTCCCTCAGCCCACACTCAGTGATACCCCTCTGCTCTCACAGCCTGCCCCCTCAGCCCCTGGAATGCTCCACATGACTCACGAAGATTATTCCTCCTCAGGGCAATAG
- the IL6R gene encoding interleukin-6 receptor subunit alpha isoform X2 yields the protein MARPPGPLLLFFLLCLLLYLAAAGRPCGPAGLSQDTILGRLGANITLTCQYEVPANATVLWQVEEQGPAGGWGRQLAEGNTLLLRQLRYEDSGHYSCSVGSHLLRSLRLLVAEPPETPQVSCYRRSHDKDVLCEWPQQKKPSPGTRAMLWVKRRFVAENATEQRCRYFSKARKFVCRVKVPPGTDDTKHLVVSTCVSNSAGGSAGRDKIITLSSVLKPDPPVNVTVEALEKAPQRLQVNWSYPSSWDPRFYWLHFQVRYRPEPAPTFVEVDQVTTTWLDIRDAWRGMRHVVQVRAKDEFGHGTWSEWSQEAVGTPWTDPLDLTSEMEPFSSQVPTEDGTYGVTLPPMLFGEDDTNGAGGSVMESSIHPVASPYAFLVTGGSLLLGIALFVGIVVRYRQMWWTSGQEMTKAEGEGQQHMLVPLGLPQPTLSDTPLLSQPAPSAPGMLHMTHEDYSSSGQ from the exons GACTGTCGCAGGACACGATACTGGGCCGTCTGGGAGCCAATATCACGTTGACCTGCCAGTACGAGGTGCCTGCAAATGCCACAGTGTTGTGGCAGGTGGAGGAGCAGGGTCCAGCAGGGGGCTGGGGACGGCAGCTGGCGGAGGGTAACACACTGCTCCTGCGGCAGCTGCGCTACGAGGATTCTGGGCACTacagctgctctgtggggaGCCACCTGCTGCGCTCCCTGCGGCTGCTGGTGGCAG AGCCCCCTGAAACTCCCCAGGTCTCCTGCTACCGGCGGAGCCATGACAAAGATGTCCTGTGTGAGTGGCCACAGCAGAAGAAACCATCACCAGGGACACGGGCAATGCTCTGGGTGAAGCGGAG GTTTGTGGCTGAGAACGCCACAGAGCAGCGGTGCCGCTACTTCTCCAAGGCACGGAAGTTCGTTTGCCGGGTGAAGGTGCCACCGGGCACTGATGACACCAAACACCTTGTGGTGTCCACGTGTGTCAGCAACAGTGCTGGTGGCTCAGCTGGCAGAGACAAGATCATCACTCTCAGCAGTGTCC TGAAGCCAGACCCCCCAGTCAATGTGACGGTGGAGGCACTGGAGAAGGCGCCGCAGCGGCTGCAAGTGAACTGGTCCTACCCCTCATCCTGGGACCCCCGTTTCTACTGGCTCCACTTCCAGGTCCGCTACCGCCCTGAGCCTGCCCCAACCTTCGTGGAG GTGGATCAGGTGACAACAACTTGGCTTGACATTCGTGACGCATGGCGTGGGATGAGGCATGTGGTGCAGGTGAGGGCGAAGGATGAGTTCGGCCATGGCACATGGAGCGAGTGGAGCCAGGAGGCTGTGGGTACCCCCTGGACAG ACCCTTTGGACCTCACCTCTGAAATGGAGCCTTTCAGCTCACAG GTCCCCACAGAAGATGGCACCTATGGGGTGACACTGCCCCCCATGCTCTTCGGGGAGGATGATACTAATGGTGCTGGTG GGTCTGTCATGGAATCCAGCATCCATCCTGTGGCATCCCCCTATGCCTTCCTGGTCACTGGGGGGAGTCTGCTCCTTGGCATTGCCCTGTTTGTTGGCATCGTGGTGAG GTACAGGCAGATGTGGTGGACAAGCGGGCAGGAGATGACCAAAGCAGAGGGTGAGGGGCAGCAGCACATGCTGGTCCCTCTAGGCCTCCCTCAGCCCACACTCAGTGATACCCCTCTGCTCTCACAGCCTGCCCCCTCAGCCCCTGGAATGCTCCACATGACTCACGAAGATTATTCCTCCTCAGGGCAATAG
- the SHE gene encoding SH2 domain-containing adapter protein E: MAAKWFKEFPSNLKTVSERARPGSGSLGKSRKNSTAELGGYRAAGGGKEGGSRLSRDNLQGLLQAAAGKMRKNSRVEGGTPEGPSKTYINRLIKVEASEKTGKGHPAPLPAGLPAPEQDKGKPPKTETVIILEDYADPYDAKRTKGQRDAERLGENDGYMEPYDAQQMITEIRRRGSKDPLVKAILLLDGPGEPGEGGAKLDLAKRLGGKEVAGKGPQLYDTPYEPGEGMAGGTPERRVRAGDGRLPENDERPAGEYEQPWEWKKEQIVKALSVQFEGSERPKEETLRQHLRQKSWTPKMLKPVGTEHSEGERVDPALALEKQPWYHGAITRAEAESRLQTCREAGYLVRTSETGSGKYSIALKTSQGCVHIIVAQTKDNKYTLSQASGVFASIPEVVHYYSTEKLPFKGAEHMALLHPVHCKLH, from the exons ATGGCGGCCAAGTGGTTCAAGGAGTTCCCATCCAACCTGAAGACGGTTTCAGAGAGGGCTCGGCCGGGAAGCGGTAGCCTTGGGAAGAGCCGCAAGAATTCAACTGCTGAGCTGGGGGGCTACCGGGCGGCTGGGGGTGGCAAGGAAGGGGGAAGCCGGCTGTCACGGGACAACTTGCAGGGTCTACTCCAGGCCGCCGCTGGGAAGATGCGGAAGAATTCCCGGGTGGAGGGAGGCACACCAGAGGGACCCTCCAAAACCTACATCAACCGCCTTATCAAGGTGGAGGCTTCCGAGAAGACTGGGAAGGGGCACCCTGCACCCCTGCCTGCCGGCCTGCCTGCCCCCGAGCAGGACAAGGGGAAGCCCCCCAAGACAGAGACG GTCATCATCCTGGAGGATTATGCAGACCCTTATGATGCCAAACGGACCAAGGGGCAGAGGGATGCCGAGCGCCTAGGGGAGAATGATGGGTACATGGAGCCCTATGATGCCCAGCAGATGATCACAG AAATTCGTCGGCGTGGCTCCAAGGACCCCCTGGTCAAAgccatcctgctgctggatgGTCCTGGAGAGCCTGGGGAGGGGGGTGCCAAATTGGATCTTGCCAAGCGGCTGGGgggcaaggaggtggcagggaaGGGGCCACAGCTCTATGACACCCCTTATGagcctggggaggggatggCTGGGGGGACCCCAGAGCGCAGGGTGAGGGCTGGTGATGGGCGCCTGCCTGAGAATGACGAGCGCCCGGCGGGGGAATATGAGCAACCCTGGGAGTGGAAGAAGGAGCAGATTGTCAAAGCATTGTCAG TCCAGTTTGAGGGCTCGGAGCGTCCTAAGGAGGAGACACTGCGACAGCATCTACGCCAGAAGAGCTGGACCCCCAAGATGCTGAAGCCGGTGGGCACCGAGCACAGTGAGGGGGAGCGGGTGgaccctgccctggcactggaGAAACAGCC CTGGTACCACGGGGCCATCACGCGGGCCGAGGCAGAGAGCCGGCTGCAGACATGCCGGGAGGCCGGCTACCTGGTTCGCACCAGCGAGACCGGCAGCGGCAAGTACTCCATCGCGCTCAA GACCAGCCAGGGCTGCGTCCACATCATCGTGGCCCAGACGAAGGACAACAAGTACACACTCAGCCAGGCCAGCGGTGTCTTCGCCAGCATCCCTGAAGTTGTGCACTACTACTCCACTGAGAAGCTGCCCTTCAAGGGGGCTGAGCACATGGCCCTGCTGCACCCCGTCCACTGCAAGCTGCATTAG
- the UBE2Q1 gene encoding ubiquitin-conjugating enzyme E2 Q1 isoform X1, with amino-acid sequence MQRAGPEEAARAQAAAGGPGRSGAEVAAAPAGRLLRRELRLLESIFHRGHERFRIGSACPDEISCEFVPGAGARAGASASRGPPPGPVRIHCNITESYPAVPPIWSVESDDPNLAAILERLVEVRKGNTLLLQHLKRIISDLCKLYNLPQHPDVEMLDQPLPAEQSTQEEVSSEEEDEEMPEDTEDLDHYEMKEEEPADGRKTEDEGIGKENLAILEKIKKNQRQDYLNGAVSGSVQATDRLMKELRDIYRSPSFKGGYYAVELVNDSLYDWNVKLLKVDEDSALHNDLQILKEKEGTDFILLNFSFKDNFPFDPPFVRVVSPVLSGGYVLGGGAICMELLTKQGWSSAYSIESVIMQISATLVKGKARVQFGANKNQYSLTRAQQSYKSLVQIHEKNGWYTPPKEDG; translated from the exons ATGCAGCGGGCGGGGCCGGAGGAGGCGGCGAGGGCgcaggcggcggcggggggacccgggcggagcggggccgagGTGGCGGCGGCCCCCGCCGGGCGGCTCCTGAGGCGGGAGCTGCGGCTGCTCGAGTCCATCTTTCACCGCGGCCACGAGAGGTTCCGCATCGGCAGCGCCTGTCCGGACGAGATCAGCTGCGAGTTCGTCCCGGGGGCCGGGGCCCGCGCCGGCGCCTCCGCCTCCCGGGGGCCGCCGCCGGGACCCGTCCGTATTCACTGCAACATCACG GAGTCTTATCCAGCTGTTCCCCCAATATGGTCTGTGGAGTCAGACGATCCCAACCTGGCAGCTATCCTGGAGAGGCTGGTGGAAGTCAGGAAAGGAAATACGTTG CTTTTGCAGCACCTGAAGCGAATAATCTCTGACCTGTGCAAACTCTACAATCTCCCCCAACATCCAGATGTTGAAATGCTGGACCAGCCTCTGCCAGCAGAACAG agcacccaggAAGAGGTGTCCTctgaagaggaagatgaagagatGCCAGAG gACACTGAGGACTTGGACCACTATGAGATGAAAGAGGAAGAGCCGGCAGATGGGAGAAAGACAGAGGATGAAGGCATTGGAAAAGAAAACCTGGCcattttagagaaaataaaaaagaaccaGAGGCAAGATTACTTAAAT GGTGCAGTGTCTGGGTCTGTTCAGGCCACTGACCGGCTAATGAAGGAGCTCAGGGATATTTACCGATCACCAAGTTTCAAGGGCG GATACTATGCAGTTGAACTAGTGAATGACAGCCTGTACGATTGGAACGTCAAACTCCTGAA GGTTGATGAGGACAGCGCTTTGCACAATGATCTCCAAATCCtcaaagagaaagaaggaacaGATTTCATCCTCCTCAACTTCTCTTTTAAA GATAACTTTCCTTTTGATCCACCATTTGTAAGGGTTGTATCCCCGGTGCTGTCAGGGGG GTATGTTTTGGGTGGCGGTGCCATCTGCATGGAGCTGCTTACGAAACAG GGCTGGAGTAGTGCTTACTCCATCGAGTCAGTGATCATGCAGATCAGTGCAACGCTGGTGAAAGGGAAAGCGCGAGTACAATTTGGAGCCAACAAG AACCAGTACAGCCTGACAAGAGCACAGCAGTCCTACAAGTCCCTGGTTCAGATCCATGAGAAGAATG GCTGGTATACACCACCCAAGGAGGATGGCTAG
- the UBE2Q1 gene encoding ubiquitin-conjugating enzyme E2 Q1 isoform X2 translates to MQRAGPEEAARAQAAAGGPGRSGAEVAAAPAGRLLRRELRLLESIFHRGHERFRIGSACPDEISCEFVPGAGARAGASASRGPPPGPVRIHCNITLLQHLKRIISDLCKLYNLPQHPDVEMLDQPLPAEQSTQEEVSSEEEDEEMPEDTEDLDHYEMKEEEPADGRKTEDEGIGKENLAILEKIKKNQRQDYLNGAVSGSVQATDRLMKELRDIYRSPSFKGGYYAVELVNDSLYDWNVKLLKVDEDSALHNDLQILKEKEGTDFILLNFSFKDNFPFDPPFVRVVSPVLSGGYVLGGGAICMELLTKQGWSSAYSIESVIMQISATLVKGKARVQFGANKNQYSLTRAQQSYKSLVQIHEKNGWYTPPKEDG, encoded by the exons ATGCAGCGGGCGGGGCCGGAGGAGGCGGCGAGGGCgcaggcggcggcggggggacccgggcggagcggggccgagGTGGCGGCGGCCCCCGCCGGGCGGCTCCTGAGGCGGGAGCTGCGGCTGCTCGAGTCCATCTTTCACCGCGGCCACGAGAGGTTCCGCATCGGCAGCGCCTGTCCGGACGAGATCAGCTGCGAGTTCGTCCCGGGGGCCGGGGCCCGCGCCGGCGCCTCCGCCTCCCGGGGGCCGCCGCCGGGACCCGTCCGTATTCACTGCAACATCACG CTTTTGCAGCACCTGAAGCGAATAATCTCTGACCTGTGCAAACTCTACAATCTCCCCCAACATCCAGATGTTGAAATGCTGGACCAGCCTCTGCCAGCAGAACAG agcacccaggAAGAGGTGTCCTctgaagaggaagatgaagagatGCCAGAG gACACTGAGGACTTGGACCACTATGAGATGAAAGAGGAAGAGCCGGCAGATGGGAGAAAGACAGAGGATGAAGGCATTGGAAAAGAAAACCTGGCcattttagagaaaataaaaaagaaccaGAGGCAAGATTACTTAAAT GGTGCAGTGTCTGGGTCTGTTCAGGCCACTGACCGGCTAATGAAGGAGCTCAGGGATATTTACCGATCACCAAGTTTCAAGGGCG GATACTATGCAGTTGAACTAGTGAATGACAGCCTGTACGATTGGAACGTCAAACTCCTGAA GGTTGATGAGGACAGCGCTTTGCACAATGATCTCCAAATCCtcaaagagaaagaaggaacaGATTTCATCCTCCTCAACTTCTCTTTTAAA GATAACTTTCCTTTTGATCCACCATTTGTAAGGGTTGTATCCCCGGTGCTGTCAGGGGG GTATGTTTTGGGTGGCGGTGCCATCTGCATGGAGCTGCTTACGAAACAG GGCTGGAGTAGTGCTTACTCCATCGAGTCAGTGATCATGCAGATCAGTGCAACGCTGGTGAAAGGGAAAGCGCGAGTACAATTTGGAGCCAACAAG AACCAGTACAGCCTGACAAGAGCACAGCAGTCCTACAAGTCCCTGGTTCAGATCCATGAGAAGAATG GCTGGTATACACCACCCAAGGAGGATGGCTAG